In Gammaproteobacteria bacterium, a single window of DNA contains:
- the maiA gene encoding maleylacetoacetate isomerase: protein MTLYSYYRSSAAYRVRIVLNLKGLEYNAIPVDLLSIDENDGEYRDVNPQGFVPTLKDIHRLFHQSLSISEYLEETYPEIPILPSLARDRAQVRVLSQMVACDIHPLNNLRVQEYLREKLRASEEVVQEWYHHWIREGFEAIEALLERSIATGEFCHGDSPTLADACLVPQVYNARRYQCDVSAYPTILRIEQNCMALPAFRDAAPENQPDAA from the coding sequence CTGACGCTGTATTCCTATTATCGCAGTTCAGCGGCTTATCGCGTAAGAATCGTTCTGAATCTCAAGGGTCTAGAATACAACGCCATACCGGTCGACCTGTTAAGCATCGATGAAAACGATGGAGAGTACAGGGACGTGAATCCGCAGGGGTTCGTACCGACGCTCAAGGACATACATCGGCTGTTTCACCAGTCGCTGTCGATTTCGGAGTACCTCGAGGAGACATATCCCGAAATTCCGATCCTCCCCTCGCTGGCCCGCGATCGGGCTCAGGTACGGGTGCTGTCGCAGATGGTCGCCTGTGATATCCATCCACTGAACAACCTGCGTGTGCAGGAATATCTTAGGGAGAAGCTGCGCGCCTCCGAAGAGGTCGTCCAGGAGTGGTACCATCACTGGATTCGCGAAGGATTCGAGGCCATCGAGGCGTTGCTGGAACGTAGTATAGCCACGGGTGAGTTCTGTCACGGTGACAGCCCGACACTGGCGGATGCGTGTCTGGTCCCGCAGGTCTATAACGCGCGGCGCTACCAGTGTGACGTTTCCGCGTACCCGACTATCCTGCGGATAGAGCAGAACTGTATGGCATTGCCGGCCTTCCGCGATGCCGCACCGGAGAATCAGCCCGACGCCGCCTGA